A genomic segment from Triticum dicoccoides isolate Atlit2015 ecotype Zavitan chromosome 1A, WEW_v2.0, whole genome shotgun sequence encodes:
- the LOC119271938 gene encoding zinc finger HIT domain-containing protein 2-like isoform X1 → MERVVVVSEDAAASVSSGPSSSFAETRVICRVCQKQFAQYTCPRCNSRYCSLTCYKGHSVQCTESFMRENVTEELKQIQPEDESKRKMLDILRRFHLEEEMESDGEDESMLSEELIQKAISGDEIKLEDLSDDEIKRFRQALASGELSKMIEPWTPWWKNPSAQSISLSHDGTQLIRQISTDDTTLSDPMTASESIIHEIPEGPESPLPSLKQLTRAEPSPLLTVHLVDILYSYCFTLRLYNGDWQSDPLGASTVALSMSKVMGDGAKPETVSEALTTCIEETCSPAYRHTGGFRFAIGLVDDIITILSLGGNAVVCALCDFHRLFQAGESILKEDKMGETEKARSFKKLHAAGRKLFFMTCWAHEQPSEAWPSLARIVEVQKAAFEELDSGSGLRKAGRKNNPQSKVLINAVLLE, encoded by the exons ACGCCGCCGCCTCGGTCTCCTCCGGCCCGTCCTCCTCCTTCGCGGAAACCAGGGTCATCTGCCGCGT ATGTCAGAAGCAGTTCGCGCAGTACACTTGTCCACGCTGCAACTCCCGCTACTGCTCGCTTACGTGCTACAAG GGGCATAGTGTGCAATGCACTGAGTCATTTATGCGTGAGAATGTTACGGAGGAGCTTAAGCAAATTCAGCCTGAAGATGAATCAAAAAGGAAGATGCTTGATATACTCAGACGGTTCCACTTggaagaagaaatggagtccgATGGTGAAGATG AGTCAATGTTGTCAGAGGAGCTTATTCAGAAAGCCATCTCTG GTGACGAAATCAAGCTTGAGGACCTCTCTGATGATGAAATCAAACGATTTCGTCAAGCTCTGGCCTCTGGTGAACTCAGCAAGATGATTGAACCATGGACTCCATGGTGGAAAAATCCTTCTGCTCAGTCGATCTCTCTTAGTCATGATGGGACCCAGCTTATCAGACAAATAAGTACAGACGATACTACTTTATCAGATCCAATGACCGCGTCAGAATCTATCATCCATGAAATACCAGAAGGGCCAGAATCTCCTCTCCCATCACTCAAACAGCTAACCAGGGCAGAGCCATCTCCTTTGCTCACTGTTCACTTAGTTGATATTCTCTACAGTTACTGCTTCACACTTCGCCTCTACAATGGTGATTGGCAGTCTGATCCTTTGGGTGCTTCAACTGTTGCCTTGTCTATGTCGAAAGTCATGGGGGACGGCGCTAAACCTGAGACAGTATCTGAAGCGCTCACGACGTGCATAGAGGAGACATGCTCCCCAGCTTACAGGCACACCGGAGGTTTCAGGTTTGCTATTGGACTTGTGGATGATATCATCACAATCCTCTCCTTAGGAGGCAATGCAGTGGTTTGTGCATTGTGTGACTTCCACAGGCTCTTCCAAGCTGGTGAGAGCATCCTCAAGGAAGACAAAATGGGCGAGACGGAAAAGGCACGGAGCTTCAAAAAGCTCCATGCCGCGGGTAGGAAGCTGTTCTTCATGACATGCTGGGCTCATGAGCAGCCAAGTGAGGCCTGGCCATCGTTGGCTCGCATCGTTGAGGTGCAGAAAGCGGCTTTTGAGGAGCTGGACAGTGGAAGCGGACTGAGGAAGGCAGGTAGAAAGAACAACCCTCAGTCCAAGGTTCTGATCAACGCAGTACTGCTGGAATAA
- the LOC119271938 gene encoding zinc finger HIT domain-containing protein 2-like isoform X2, with protein MGCSGGASTWRAWVPTVHLLHTLLEKGHSVQCTESFMRENVTEELKQIQPEDESKRKMLDILRRFHLEEEMESDGEDESMLSEELIQKAISGDEIKLEDLSDDEIKRFRQALASGELSKMIEPWTPWWKNPSAQSISLSHDGTQLIRQISTDDTTLSDPMTASESIIHEIPEGPESPLPSLKQLTRAEPSPLLTVHLVDILYSYCFTLRLYNGDWQSDPLGASTVALSMSKVMGDGAKPETVSEALTTCIEETCSPAYRHTGGFRFAIGLVDDIITILSLGGNAVVCALCDFHRLFQAGESILKEDKMGETEKARSFKKLHAAGRKLFFMTCWAHEQPSEAWPSLARIVEVQKAAFEELDSGSGLRKAGRKNNPQSKVLINAVLLE; from the exons ATGGGATGCAGTGGTGGAGCCAGCACCTGGCGAGCCTGGGTTCCCACAGTGCATCTCCTTCATACTCTATTAGAGAAA GGGCATAGTGTGCAATGCACTGAGTCATTTATGCGTGAGAATGTTACGGAGGAGCTTAAGCAAATTCAGCCTGAAGATGAATCAAAAAGGAAGATGCTTGATATACTCAGACGGTTCCACTTggaagaagaaatggagtccgATGGTGAAGATG AGTCAATGTTGTCAGAGGAGCTTATTCAGAAAGCCATCTCTG GTGACGAAATCAAGCTTGAGGACCTCTCTGATGATGAAATCAAACGATTTCGTCAAGCTCTGGCCTCTGGTGAACTCAGCAAGATGATTGAACCATGGACTCCATGGTGGAAAAATCCTTCTGCTCAGTCGATCTCTCTTAGTCATGATGGGACCCAGCTTATCAGACAAATAAGTACAGACGATACTACTTTATCAGATCCAATGACCGCGTCAGAATCTATCATCCATGAAATACCAGAAGGGCCAGAATCTCCTCTCCCATCACTCAAACAGCTAACCAGGGCAGAGCCATCTCCTTTGCTCACTGTTCACTTAGTTGATATTCTCTACAGTTACTGCTTCACACTTCGCCTCTACAATGGTGATTGGCAGTCTGATCCTTTGGGTGCTTCAACTGTTGCCTTGTCTATGTCGAAAGTCATGGGGGACGGCGCTAAACCTGAGACAGTATCTGAAGCGCTCACGACGTGCATAGAGGAGACATGCTCCCCAGCTTACAGGCACACCGGAGGTTTCAGGTTTGCTATTGGACTTGTGGATGATATCATCACAATCCTCTCCTTAGGAGGCAATGCAGTGGTTTGTGCATTGTGTGACTTCCACAGGCTCTTCCAAGCTGGTGAGAGCATCCTCAAGGAAGACAAAATGGGCGAGACGGAAAAGGCACGGAGCTTCAAAAAGCTCCATGCCGCGGGTAGGAAGCTGTTCTTCATGACATGCTGGGCTCATGAGCAGCCAAGTGAGGCCTGGCCATCGTTGGCTCGCATCGTTGAGGTGCAGAAAGCGGCTTTTGAGGAGCTGGACAGTGGAAGCGGACTGAGGAAGGCAGGTAGAAAGAACAACCCTCAGTCCAAGGTTCTGATCAACGCAGTACTGCTGGAATAA